The genomic segment CGCGTCTCTTGAGTCCCACATGGGAGACACCCGCACCCACTCCACCTCAGGGCGATGCTTTGGATGCCTCGCCTGCAGTGCATGCTGCAAACGCTCCGTTGTATAACCGAGTCCAGCTGAGTCCTCGGTGACTCCGTCGCGCAGTCTGCCGGCCGTCTTCTCAAGGAACTCACAGACCGTTACCAATCCATCGAAACTGGCGCTGTGCACGGGCTGCATGACGCGCTTTCCGATGTAAAGCAGGCGTATCAGTCTCAAGCAGACGGAAAGGGTGGCCTTCGTAGAGGACGTCTGCCCCACGTACCGAAGCGTATGGAAGGGAAGCGCCCAGACTGGACAACAGCCACGGTAGTAGATCCCCAGGAACGGAACCTGCAGGCATATGGATTCGCTTATCTGCATGAATCCCATTTTCCCCATCACCAGGTTTGAGCGGCGCATGGCTTCAAACAGGCTCTCTTCGTCGGGCAACGCCGTCACGATGAACTTCGCCCGAATCCTCTTTGGAAGTGTCTCCAGCCGCGCTTGCGTAGCGGGAATATTGTTGGAGATGACAACCACCCGGCATGGCACGAATGGCACGGCGCGCATAAGGGCGATCGCGAGTTCCTGTGCCTTCTGTTCATACCCGAGGACGGTGATCACTCGCCGTGATCGTGGCCACCAGTCGCCGAGCCTCTGCGCCACGCCCTCGCTCGCGCGCTTGATGAAAGGGGGAATGCCGCAATAGTGCGGGGGCGGGTCCTTCATTTGGAACGAGCTCGGCCCCATCAGCGCAATCCCATCCGCAATCGCCCCATGATCGTTCAAGAATTTGGCTGCAAGGCTGGGCTTGCTGGCGTTGTCAAGAATGACAGTCGGAATTCGTAACTCCACGGCCGACACGGCTGCATCCAGAAGAATCCCGCGCATGGGGACTTCGCCTACCACCACAACATCAGGAGCGAACGCGCGGACCGCCTTGCGTACGCAGCGCCGCTTGTAACGAGCCGACGAGTGAAAATACGCTCGAAGAGGCAGTTCGATAAATCGGATCCGCCCCTGGGCAGCACTCACCGTTTCGTCTCGCAATTCGCCGCGGCCCGGACAGATGATTGCAACCTCATGTCCCCGTCGGTGAAGCTCCAGACCGATCCGAAGACAGCGTTTATAGACTCCGATCAGCGAATCCCCACGCGCGTTGTTCACCATGCAATATGCCGCTAGAAGGAATCTCACCCTAGGTCCCCAATAAGCCGAATCATCTCGCACGCACTATCATTTAACCGCAACAGCCAGTGACCTCAAGCAACTTAATCAGTCGCAGCAAACAGCCTCTCGATCACTCCCGTGGTCGAATGTCCCTCGACAATAGGCACAATCACGACTTTTCCGCCCCACATTTCTGCCTCTCCCGCCCCCACCACGGAGCTCTCGTCGTA from the Occallatibacter riparius genome contains:
- a CDS encoding glycosyltransferase — protein: MVNNARGDSLIGVYKRCLRIGLELHRRGHEVAIICPGRGELRDETVSAAQGRIRFIELPLRAYFHSSARYKRRCVRKAVRAFAPDVVVVGEVPMRGILLDAAVSAVELRIPTVILDNASKPSLAAKFLNDHGAIADGIALMGPSSFQMKDPPPHYCGIPPFIKRASEGVAQRLGDWWPRSRRVITVLGYEQKAQELAIALMRAVPFVPCRVVVISNNIPATQARLETLPKRIRAKFIVTALPDEESLFEAMRRSNLVMGKMGFMQISESICLQVPFLGIYYRGCCPVWALPFHTLRYVGQTSSTKATLSVCLRLIRLLYIGKRVMQPVHSASFDGLVTVCEFLEKTAGRLRDGVTEDSAGLGYTTERLQHALQARHPKHRPEVEWVRVSPMWDSRDAKIDMVIAGCRSGARRQIVALQGIRFANPEAGQRAKAVADPSRSIWFQSQDATLWLEEEPDELHAPEP